The proteins below are encoded in one region of Populus alba chromosome 2, ASM523922v2, whole genome shotgun sequence:
- the LOC118050029 gene encoding ABC transporter C family member 5 has product MGIVFLLNNISSGSTNPVLKAIQGLPTLELASICVNLTLFIVSLFIISARQIVVCVGRVRFLKDDSTVPNPTPIRRSSVDGEIRDVIIGTGFKLCLFCCFYVLLLQFLVLGFDGVALIREAVKGKDVDWSEICVPAAQGLAWFVLSFSALQCKFKLSEKFPVLLRVWWFFSFLICLCTLYVDGSSFFTRGSKHLSSHVVANFAATPALAFLCFVAFRGVTGIQVCRNSDLQEPLLLEEEAGCLKVTPYSDAGLFSLVTLSWLNPLLSIGAKRPLELKDIPLLAPKDRAKTNYKILNSNWERRKAENPSKQPSLAWAILKSFWKEAACNAIFALLNTFVSYVGPYMISYFVDYLGGKETFPHEGYILAGIFFSAKLVETLTTRQWYLGVDILGMQVRSALTAMVYRKGLKLSSLAKQNHTSGEVVNYMAIDVQRVGDYSWYLHDIWMLPLQIVLALAILYKNVGIASFATLIATIISIVITIPVARIQEDYQDKLMAAKDERMRKTSECLRNMRILKLQAWEDRYRVKLEEMRGVEFRWLRKALYSQAFITFIFWSSPIFVSAVTFGTSILLGDQLTAGGVLSALATFRILQEPLRNFPDLVSMMAQTKVSLDRISGFLQEEELQEDATIVLPRSITNLAIEIKDAAFCWDPSSSSSSSRPTLSGIQMKVERGMRVAVCGVVGSGKSSFLSCILGEIPKISGEVRICGTAAYVSQSAWIQSGNIEENIIFGSPMDKAKYKNVINACSLKKDLELFSHGDQTIIGDRGINLSGGQKQRVQLARALYQDADIYLLDDPFSAVDAHTGSELFKEYILTALASKTVVFVTHQVEFLPAADLILVLKEGRIIQAGKYDELLQAGTDFNTLVSAHNEAIGAMDILNHSSDESDENLLLDGSATLHKKCNASECSIESLAKEVQESASASDQKAIKEKKKGKRSRKKQLVQEEERVRGRVSMKVYLSYMAAAYKGLLIPLIILAQASFQFLQIASNWWMAWANPQMEGGQPRVSPMVLLGVYMALAFGSSWFIFVRAVLVATFGLAAAQKLFLKMLRSVFRAPMSFFDSTPAGRILNRVSIDQSVVDLDIPFRLGGFASTTIQLFGIVGVMTKVTWQVLLLVVPMAVACFWMQKYYMASSRELVRIVSIQKSPIIHLFGETIAGAATIRGFGQEKRFLKRNLYLLDCFARPFFCSLAAIEWLCLRMELLSTFVFAFCMVLLVSFPQGSIDPSMAGLAVTYGLNLNARLSRWILSFCKLENKIISIERIYQYSQLPGEAPPVIEDSRPPSLWPENGTIDLIDLKVRYGENLPMVLHGISCTFPGGNKIGIVGRTGSGKSTLIQALFRLIEPASGRIIIDNIDISSIGLHDLRSRLSIIPQDPTLFEGTIRGNLDPLEEHSDQEIWQALDKSQLGQIVRQKEQKLDSLVVENGDNWSVGQRQLVALGRALLKQARILVLDEATASVDTATDNLIQKIIRTEFKNCTVCTIAHRIPTVIDSDLVLVLSDGLVAEFDTPTRLLEDKSSMFLKLVTEYSSRSSGIPDF; this is encoded by the exons ATGGGTATCGTTTTCTTGCTTAATAATATCAGCTCAGGATCAACCAACCCTGTTTTGAAGGCAATTCAAGGCCTGCCCACGTTGGAACTCGCCTCCATTTGTGTGAATTTGACACTTTTTATCGTGTCTCTCTTCATTATCTCTGCAAGGCAGATAGTTGTCTGTGTTGGCAGAGTAAGATTCCTTAAGGATGATTCTACAGTTCCCAATCCGACTCCAATTCGAAGGTCTAGTGTTGACGGAGAGATTCGTGATGTTATAATCGGTACGGGTTTTAAGTTGTgtctgttttgttgtttctatgTTTTGCTCTTGCAATTCTTGGTGTTGGGGTTTGATGGAGTTGCTCTGATTAGAGAGGCTGTTAAGGGGAAAGATGTGGATTGGTCTGAGATTTGTGTCCCTGCTGCACAAGGTTTGGCTTGGTTTGTCTTGAGCTTTTCAGCTCTTCAATGTAAATTTAAGCTGTCTGAGAAATTTCCTGTCTTGTTGAGGGTGTGGTGGTTTTTCTcatttttgatttgtttgtgtACTTTGTATGTTGATGGGAGCAGTTTTTTTACTCGAGGTTCAAAGCATTTGAGTTCTCATGTTGTGGCGAATTTTGCTGCAACCCCAGCTCTTGCTTTTCTATGTTTTGTTGCGTTTAGAGGTGTTACTGGTATACAAGTTTGTAGGAACTCTGATCTTCAGGAGCCATTGCTTCTTGAAGAAGAGGCAGGGTGTCTTAAGGTCACTCCTTATAGCGATGCTGGGCTTTTCAGCTTAGTAACCCTTTCTTGGTTAAACCCCCTTCTTTCTATTGGCGCAAAGAGACCGCTAGAGCTTAAGGACATTCCCCTTCTTGCACCGAAAGATCGTGCCAAGACAAACTATaagattttgaattcaaattggGAAAGAAGAAAAGCTGAAAATCCTTCCAAGCAGCCGTCTTTAGCTTGGGCAATTCTGAAGTCATTCTGGAAGGAAGCAGCTTGCAATGCCATCTTTGCCTTGCTGAACACCTTTGTTTCATACGTTGGTCCGTACATGATTAGCTATTTTGTTGATTATCTGGGGGGTAAGGAGACTTTCCCTCACGAGGGCTATATTCTTGCTGGGATATTCTTCTCAGCCAAGCTTGTGGAGACGTTAACGACCCGGCAATGGTATCTTGGGGTTGACATCCTGGGTATGCAAGTGAGGTCAGCTTTAACAGCAATGGTGTACCGAAAGGGACTGAAGCTGTCGAGCTTGGCCAAGCAAAATCACACCAGTGGAGAGGTTGTTAATTACATGGCAATTGATGTCCAAAGAGTAGGGGATTACTCTTGGTATCTCCATGATATATGGATGCTTCCCCTGCAAATAGTTCTTGCTCTTGCAATTTTGTATAAGAATGTTGGAATTGCTTCCTTTGCAACTTTGATCGCCACCATTATCTCCATTGTTATCACAATCCCCGTGGCTAGGATACAAGAAGATTATCAAGACAAATTAATGGCTGCCAAGGATGAAAGGATGAGGAAAACATCAGAGTGCCTCAGGAACATGAGGATTCTGAAGTTGCAGGCATGGGAGGACAGGTATAGAGTAAAATTGGAGGAGATGCGAGGTGTGGAGTTCCGGTGGCTTCGGAAAGCCCTCTATTCACAAGCTTTTATTACCTTCATTTTCTGGAGCTCCCCCATATTTGTTTCAGCTGTCACTTTTGGTACTTCTATATTGTTAGGTGATCAGCTCACAGCGGGAGGTGTTCTTTCTGCTTTGGCCACCTTCAGAATACTACAAGAACCACTGAGGAATTTCCCTGACTTGGTGTCGATGATGGCCCAGACTAAAGTTTCTCTTGATAGAATTTCCGGATTCCTGCAGGAGGAAGAGTTGCAGGAAGATGCAACCATTGTTCTGCCTCGAAGCATTACAAACTTGGCCATAGAAATTAAAGATGCTGCATTCTGCTGggacccttcttcttcttcttcttcttcaaggcCCACATTATCAGGGATACAAATGAAAGTCGAGAGGGGGATGCGGGTAGCTGTTTGTGGCGTGGTTGGTTCTGGCAAATCAAGCTTTCTCTCCTGCATCCTTGGCGAGATTCCCAAAATCTCTGGCGAA GTGAGAATTTGTGGCACCGCTGCTTATGTCTCACAGTCAGCATGGATACAATCTggaaatattgaagaaaatattatattcgGAAGTCCAATGGATAAAGCAAAGTATAAAAACGTAATCAATGCTTGTTCACTGAAAAAGGATTTGGAACTCTTCTCACATGGTGACCAGACAATTATTGGTGATAGAGGTATAAACTTGAGCGGTGGCCAGAAGCAGCGGGTTCAACTAGCAAGAGCATTATATCAAGATGCAGACATTTATTTGCTTGATGATCCCTTCAGTGCTGTGGATGCGCATACTGGTTCAGAGTTGTTCAAG GAATACATATTGACAGCATTAGCAAGTAAGACTGTGGTTTTTGTGACCCATCAGGTTGAATTTCTGCCCGCCGCCGATTTAATTCTG GTTCTCAAGGAAGGCCGCATAATACAGGCAGGGAAATATGATGAACTTTTGCAAGCAGGAACTGACTTTAACACCTTAGTCTCAGCTCACAATGAAGCAATTGGGGCTATGGATATTCTAAATCACTCATCAGATGAATCAGATGAAAATTTGTTGTTGGATGGATCTGCCACACTACATAAAAAATGCAATGCGTCAGAATGTAGTATTGAAAGCTTAGCAAAGGAAGTGCAAGAGAGTGCATCAGCTTCAGATCAGAAAGCaatcaaagagaaaaagaaaggaaaacgtTCAAGGAAAAAGCAGCTTGTTCAGGAAGAGGAAAGAGTAAGAGGAAGAGTCAGCATGAAGGTTTACTTGTCCTATATGGCTGCAGCATATAAAGGCTTATTGATTCCACTCATAATCCTTGCACAAGcttcatttcaatttcttcaaatagCTAGTAATTGGTGGATGGCCTGGGCAAATCCCCAAATGGAAGGAGGCCAGCCTAGAGTGAGCCCTATGGTCCTTCTTGGTGTTTATATGGCCCTTGCTTTTGGGAGCTCGTGGTTTATAtttgtcagggctgttctggtTGCTACATTTGGTTTAGCAGCAGCTCAGAAATTGTTTCTGAAGATGCTTAGAAGTGTATTCCGAGCACCAATGTCTTTTTTTGACTCTACTCCAGCTGGACGGATCTTGAATCGA GTGTCAATTGATCAAAGTGTAGTGGATCTTGATATTCCTTTCAGGCTTGGTGGATTTGCTTCAACTACCATACAGCTTTTTGGGATTGTTGGTGTAATGACCAAAGTCACCTGGCAAGTTTTGTTGCTTGTTGTTCCAATGGCTGTTGCTTGCTTCTGGATGCAG AAATACTACATGGCTTCATCAAGGGAACTGGTCCGTATTGTTAGCATTCAGAAATCTCCAATCATCCATCTTTTTGGGGAGACAATTGCAGGAGCAGCCACAATAAGGGGCTTTGGGCAAGAGAAGAGGTTCTTGAAGAGGAATCTGTATCTTCTTGATTGTTTTGCTCGTCCATTCTTTTGCAGTCTTGCTGCTATTGAGTGGCTCTGCCTACGCATGGAATTGCTTTCAACCTTTGTATTTGCTTTCTGCATGGTTTTACTTGTTAGCTTTCCCCAGGGAAGTATTGATCCAA GCATGGCAGGGCTTGCTGTGACTTATGGCCTTAATTTAAATGCACGCTTATCACGGTGGATACTTAGCTTTTGCaagcttgaaaataaaattatttccattgaaaGGATCTATCAGTATAGCCAACTTCCTGGTGAAGCCCCACCAGTTATAGAGGATTCTCGCCCTCCATCCTTGTGGCCAGAGAATGGAACAATCGATCTGATCGATTTAAAG GTTCGATATGGTGAGAATCTTCCAATGGTGCTTCATGGGATATCCTGTACTTTTCCTGGTGGGAACAAAATTGGAATTGTGGGACGAACTGGAAGTGGTAAATCTACACTGATACAAGCATTATTTCGGTTAATTGAACCAGCTAGTGGGAGGATCATTATAGACAACATCGATATTTCTTCTATTGGCCTCCATGATCTTCGTAGCCGCCTGAGTATCATACCCCAGGATCCTACTTTATTTGAAGGGACCATTAGGGGAAACCTTGATCCCCTTGAAGAGCATTCAGATCAGGAAATTTGGCAg GCTCTCGATAAGTCACAACTAGGACAGATAGTCCGACAGAAAGAACAAAAGCTTGACTCACTAG TTGTGGAAAATGGAGATAACTGGAGTGTGGGACAGCGGCAGCTTGTTGCCCTGGGTCGTGCTTTGCTTAAGCAGGCAAGAATTCTGGTGCTTGATGAAGCGACAGCATCTGTTGATACAGCTACTGATAATCTCATTCAAAAGATTATCCGGACAGAGTTTAAGAATTGCACGGTGTGCACAATTGCACATCGCATCCCAACTGTCATTGACAGTGACCTTGTTCTGGTTCTCAGTGATG GTCTAGTTGCTGAGTTTGATACTCCAACACGGCTGTTAGAGGATAAATCATCCATGTTTCTAAAGCTGGTAACAGAGTATTCTTCAAGGTCAAGTGGCATCCCGGATTTTTGA
- the LOC118050028 gene encoding uncharacterized protein has product MGQKRIKMELIRKEKSRMLTFRKRKAGLLKKASELSILCGVDACVIIFGPKHKDDHHPVATETWPPRSEDVRCIINRYKGSDQPRRCYQVSDYFADKKKQIDSELARLHKQVIKAKYPAWDDRLNRLYADQLRVLVGHLDVKIDLADKKLGSFNANQYAMGAPGVQAASLSPSVSHDMESYMKSRDDNFLQLIHNSNPFDAQPPMAFYPEQSSQVTSLLESKYSNGYSTDLQVYYEPRPLDDQLPVGFQCKQTSHGTSRNASLWESNNGNCYSTDLQLYLEPNPLNVQPPMHFQPKQNAHRTSSYLNAMEDAIMKMGCDQNTSDQFVCKLSNSSNLPCANRTPWMWDNVWFNNVDSSVSYIAPTKQPIMPSIQFPMSSFPYQMQSSEASDFTGNLEFEGKGQGYN; this is encoded by the coding sequence ATGGgtcaaaaaagaatcaaaatggaATTGATAAGGAAGGAGAAATCTCGTATGCTTACTTTCAGGAAGAGGAAGGCAGGTTTGCTTAAAAAGGCTTCTGAGCTCTCTATTCTTTGCGGTGTTGATGCATGCGTAATAATCTTCGGACCAAAGCACAAGGATGATCATCATCCTGTAGCAACTGAGACTTGGCCTCCACGTTCTGAAGACGTTAGGTGTATTATCAACAGGTACAAGGGCAGTGATCAACCAAGAAGATGTTACCAGGTCTCTGACTACTTTGCTGATAAAAAGAAACAGATTGATTCTGAGCTTGCAAGATTGCACAAGCAAGTTATCAAAGCCAAGTACCCTGCATGGGATGATCGTCTCAACAGGCTTTATGCAGATCAATTAAGGGTTCTTGTTGGTCATTTGGATGTTAAAATCGATCTTGCTGACAAGAAACTTGGAAGTTTCAACGCAAATCAGTATGCCATGGGTGCACCAGGGGTGCAAGCTGCCTCGCTGAGTCCAAGCGTTTCTCACGACATGGAGAGCTACATGAAGAGCAGAGATGACAATTTTTTGCAGCTTATTCACAATTCGAATCCCTTTGATGCTCAACCACCTATGGCATTCTACCCTGAGCAGAGTTCTCAGGTGACCAGCTTACTGGAGAGTAAGTATAGCAATGGCTACTCAACAGACTTGCAGGTTTACTATGAACCAAGGCCTTTAGATGATCAGTTACCGGTCGGTTTCCAGTGTAAACAGACTTCTCATGGGACTTCAAGGAATGCAAGTTTATGGGAGAGCAACAATGGCAACTGTTATTCAACAGACCTGCAACTTTACTTAGAACCAAATCCATTGAACGTTCAACCACCAATGCATTTCCAACCTAAGCAGAATGCTCATAGGACTTCGTCATATCTAAATGCAATGGAAGATGCGATTATGAAGATGGGTTGCGATCAGAATACGAGCGATCAATTTGTTTGTAAGCTGTCTAACAGTAGTAATCTGCCTTGTGCTAACCGCACACCATGGATGTGGGATAATGTATGGTTCAACAATGTTGATTCCTCAGTGAGCTATATTGCTCCAACCAAGCAGCCAATTATGCCATCTATACAATTTCCCATGTCAAGCTTTCCTTATCAGATGCAGTCTTCTGAAGCAAGTGATTTCACTGGTAACCTTGAGTTTGAAGGGAAGGGTCAAGGCTACAACTAG